GTGTTTGGCCAGAACCACGTAACCGGAATCTCTCGCGGCGACACCTTCGACACCTGTACCGACTATGGGAGCTTCGGATTTTACCACCGGAACGGCCTGTCTCTGCATGTTAGAACCCATGAGAGCTCTATTAGCATCATCGTGTTCGAGGAAAGGTATCAAAGAGGTCGAAATCGATACGATCTGTTTGGGAGAAACCGACATATAATCGACATCTTCCTTCTTGACGTATCTGACCTCACCGGCGTATCTTATTTCCACGCTGTCGTCGGCAATTTTGCCGTTGCTGTCCATCTTAACGGTCGAATGCGCAATGTTGTATCTTTCCTCTTCATCGGCCGCCAGATAAACTATGTCGTCGGTGACTTTTCCCTTTTCAACCTTCCTGTAAGGTGTGAGGAGAAATCCGTACTTGTCTATCGTCGCGTATGTGGCCATCGATGTCATGAGCCCAATGTTAGCACCTTCGGGAGTCTCTATCGGACACATCCTTCCATAATGAGAGTGGTGAACATCTCTGACTTCGAATCGGGCGTGTTCTCTCTTCAATCCCCCTGGACCGATTGCCGAAAGTCTTCTCTTGTTCGTCAGCTCAGCAAGAGGATTGACCTGATCCATGAATTGCGACAGCTGACTTGTGGCAAAGAACTGGTGTAGAGTAGTCATAAGGGTTCTCACGTTCACCAGACTCTGAACGGTTATCTTGTCGAAGGAAGTGTATATGGTCAACTTCTCTTCGAGGAGTTTGTGGATTTTTATGAATGCTTTTTCAAACTCCGTTTCCATAAGTTCTCCGACAGTTCTGACTCTCTTGTTTCCGAGATGGTCCTTGGTGTCAAGTAGTTCGGGCCGGCTCTCTATCTCGGTCAGATGTCGGGCTGCAAGAACTACGTCCAGGGGTGTCAGCATGCCCGATGTTTCCGCATAATCGGTGTCTTTGCTCACCTTTTTACCTTCCACTTCTCTAAGGTAATCCTGGTAAACTTTCTTCAGTCTGGCGTTTACCTTGTATCTGCCGACATCGGAAAAATCGAATCTGTCTGGACTGAAATAGAGGTTGTTTATGTAGCTCTTGGCAGCGTTTATTCTGGGTATCTCTCCAGGTCTGAGTTTTCTGAATAGCTCTATAAAGGCGTCGTCCTCGCTCATACCCTGCCCGTAGGTCTTTTGAAGCGCAAGATAAGTTTTCATAGCTATGGGCAGCGGAAGACTGACAGTCTTGACGTCGGATTCGATAATTTTTGCTATCATCTCTTCTGTCAGCGGTTTTCCCTTTTCAGCTATCACTTCTCCTCCGGGGGTTCTGATCTCTTTCAGAACTATGCTGCCAACGTTGGCCAGGAGTTCGTCCTCGTCGGTAGCATCTATTACGTTTTCGAAAAGCTTCAACAGCTCAACGTCATCTTCATAGCCCAGAGTTTTCAAGAAGACGAAGAAATTCAACTTTCTTCTTCGGTCTATTCTGGCCTGCATTATCTGCTTGTTTGGATTTAAAAGGATTTCGAACCAGGCACCCTTCACCGGAAGAAAGTGGGCAACGTATATGGGGAGGGAACCCGAGGCTGCTTTCGTTGGTTCATCGACGAAGTATACGCCGGGAGATCTTACCAGCTGATTGACGATGACTCTTTCTGCACCGTTGATTATGAAGGAGGCGTTATCGGTCATATAGGGAAGATACCCGAAGAAGGCTTCCTCTTCTTTGATCTCTCCGGTGTAAAGATCGGTGATTCTCACAGTTACGTACAGGGGTACCGAGTAAGTGAGACCCTTATCTTTGCACTCCTGTATGGAATGCTTCGCCTCACCTATACGGGTTGCAACGAAATCCAGCGAGAAGCCTTTTTCACCCTTCTTGAGATCGGATCTCTGGATCTGCGACTTGATGGGTGAATACTTCTTCAGAACACTCAAAAGCCCTTCATCGATGAACCTGTTGAAGGAACGAGTCTGGATCTCAATGAGATTCGGGATTTCAAGAGGTTCATAAACTCTTCCAAAGACCCACCGCTCTCTTTTGCCAAAATTGGCCTTTCTCATCAGATCACCTCTCGTACATTTAAGCACACCAAACCCACATCAGAGAAACTCTCTGATGTGGGTGTAGAAAATTATATCGAAACTATGTAACCAATCAATTGCCTAATTACTTCAGTTCGACTTCGGCGCCGGCTTCTTCAAGTTGCTTCTTGAGCTCTTCAGCCTCTGCCTTGGGCATATTCTCCTTGACCACACCCTCAGGCGTGCCTGCCTTCTCGACGAGATCCTTGGCTTCCTTGAGACCAAGCCCGGTGATGGCCCTTACAACCTTGATAACATCTATCTTCTTCGCACCGAAGGATTTCAGGACAACCTTGAATTCGGTCTGCTCTTCTTCCTCCTCAACGGCCGCTCCACCGGCTACAGGAGCTGCAGCTACCGCTACTGGTGCCGCAGCGCTGACACCAAACTCCTCTTCCAGGGCCTTTACAAGCTCCGCAAGCTCGGCTACCGTCATTGCTTTTATTGCACTAATGAGTTCTTGCTTATTCATCTTACCACACCTCCGCCTTTATTATTCTGCTTTTTTATCCTTAATTGCATTCAACGCGTACAGAAATTTCGTGAGTACACCATTCAAAGTGTAAACCAATCCGGTTATCGGAGCGGCAAAACCTCCGACTACCATGGCGATCAACTGGTTTCTCGATGGTAGCTTGGAAAGTTCGATAGCCTGGTCTCCCCTGAAGAAACCTCTCTCAAGGTACCCGCCTTTGATTATCGGGAGAATCTTGTTGCCTTTGTTGAAATCGATCATTATTCTCAAGGCCGAAACTGGATCTTCATCATCGATCGTGAGAACGGCCGTCGTACTCGAAACGGTCTCCACCCATTCCGATTCCTTATAGCCAGCGTTGTTTAGGGCGAGTCTTACTAGCGTGTTCTTGGTAACGCTGAACCTGGCCTTGTCGCCGTAATTCTCGTAAAGCTTGTCTCTGAACTGGGTTATCGCATCGACTTTCATTCCCTTGTATTCAGCAAAAAGTATAAGAGAGGCTCTCTTATAGCGGTCGGTCAGATCCTGAACGATCTCTTCTTTTCTGGCTCTGGTAAGCATTTATCGCACCTCCTTTCAAAAAAGCGGCCCCATGAATCGAGGCCGCAGAAGGTAATATGACTTCTACGTACCTCGGTAGGCGGCGATTGGCTCTTAAATACCTACTGTCTTCGGTACCGCAGGTTATCTTTCTTATGTTTCTTGCTATTTTCTACTTCTCTGTTTCCCTTGAGACCTCAACCTTTATACCGACTCCCATGGTTGTGGTAATGAAGGCTCTCTGCACGAAACGCCCCTTGGAACCGGAGGGTTTCATCCTGTTTATCTGGTTCAGAGCCGATACGAAGTTCTCAAGGAGCTTTTGGGGCTCAAAAGATTTCTTGCCTACGGGAAGATGAAGATTCCCGGTCTTGTCGTTCTTGACTTCGATTCTTCCAGCTTTGAATCCCTTCACCGCATCAACGACGTCGGTCGTAACCGTTCCAGCCTTGGGAGAGGGCATCAACCCTCTTGGGCCGAGTACCTTACCGAGCTTACCGATGTCCCTCATCATATCGGGTGTGGCGATCGCAACATCGAAGTCCGTCCAGCCACTCTGGATCTGCTGTACCAGTTCGTCGGAGCCTACAAAATCTGCGCCAGCCGATTTTGCTGCTTCGGCCTGTTCACCTCTAGCAAAGACCAGTACCCTGGTTTCCTTTCCGGTTCCATGGGGAAGTGAAACAGTTCCGCGAACCTGCTGATCGGACTTTGCAGGATCTATTCCCAGCTTGAGGTGCATCTCTACGGTTTCATTGAACTTGGCGGAAGGAAACTTCTTGAGAATATCTATACCCTCTTCCACCGAATAAGTCTTCATCCTATCCACAAGCTGTCTCGCCTGTGTGTATCTCTTCGATCTAACCGGCATTCAGATCCCCCCTCAACCTACTATTTCGATGCCCATGTTTCGCGCCGTTCCGGCGATTATCTTCGCTGCGGCATCTACTGTTCTGGCGTTGAGATCGGGAAACTTCACTTTCGCAATCTCCTCCAGCTGTGCTCTGGTGATCCTTCCGACCTTTGTCCTGTTGGGTATCCCGGAACCTTTCTGAATTCCGGCAGCCCTGAGAAGAAGGAAACTCGCGGGTGGAGTCTTCAGTTCAAACGTGAAGGATCTGTCGGCATAAACTGTGATGATTACAGGAAGTATCATACCGGCCCTGTCAGCGGTTTCTGCATTGAACTGCTTGCAAAAGCCCATAATATTCACACCGTGCTGACCCAGAGCTGGACCGACTGGTGGTGCTGGGGTAGCTTTACCGGCTTCAAGCTGTAGTTTAACCTGAGCCAAAATCTTCTTTGCCATTGGAAAAACCTCCCTGTGGTCTATCGGGCCTGAGCCCTCCCACTACTTCAGACTATCTTCTCGACTTCGGAAAGCCCCAGTATCACGGGGGTCTCTCTTCCGAAGATACTAACTACGACCTTTAACTCCTGCCTTTCGGGGTCAAGCTCGGTGATCTTGCCTACGAAGTCCTCGAAAGGACCGGAGTTTATCCTCACTATCTCGCCTATCTCAAATTCGACTTCTATCTTGATCGGTCCAACATGCTCTTCGTACTCTTCTATGCCAACCAGCCTGAGAAGAGCCTTCACTTCCTTGCCCTTAAGTTCAACAGGCTGACCTCCAACGGAGACGAAGTTGACGACGTTGGGCGTGTTTTTTACGAGGTTTTGTGTTTCTTCGTTCATTATCATTTCTATGAAAACATAGCCGGGATAAAGTCTCGTCCTGATTATTTTGAAGATCTTTATCTCTTTTCTTCCAGGAAGCTCCGACAGCTCGACTCTGCCCTCGGTCTTGGAGGTAACCTTTCTGGAATTGCCGAGCACATCACCCCTCTTTACAGTTGTACCACGTTTCACAAACCTCATATCGCAACTGTCGGGATGAATGAGATAAACATCTTCTTCGCCGTTCACACGTTC
This portion of the Mesotoga infera genome encodes:
- the rpoB gene encoding DNA-directed RNA polymerase subunit beta, with product MRKANFGKRERWVFGRVYEPLEIPNLIEIQTRSFNRFIDEGLLSVLKKYSPIKSQIQRSDLKKGEKGFSLDFVATRIGEAKHSIQECKDKGLTYSVPLYVTVRITDLYTGEIKEEEAFFGYLPYMTDNASFIINGAERVIVNQLVRSPGVYFVDEPTKAASGSLPIYVAHFLPVKGAWFEILLNPNKQIMQARIDRRRKLNFFVFLKTLGYEDDVELLKLFENVIDATDEDELLANVGSIVLKEIRTPGGEVIAEKGKPLTEEMIAKIIESDVKTVSLPLPIAMKTYLALQKTYGQGMSEDDAFIELFRKLRPGEIPRINAAKSYINNLYFSPDRFDFSDVGRYKVNARLKKVYQDYLREVEGKKVSKDTDYAETSGMLTPLDVVLAARHLTEIESRPELLDTKDHLGNKRVRTVGELMETEFEKAFIKIHKLLEEKLTIYTSFDKITVQSLVNVRTLMTTLHQFFATSQLSQFMDQVNPLAELTNKRRLSAIGPGGLKREHARFEVRDVHHSHYGRMCPIETPEGANIGLMTSMATYATIDKYGFLLTPYRKVEKGKVTDDIVYLAADEEERYNIAHSTVKMDSNGKIADDSVEIRYAGEVRYVKKEDVDYMSVSPKQIVSISTSLIPFLEHDDANRALMGSNMQRQAVPVVKSEAPIVGTGVEGVAARDSGYVVLAKHSGRVSKVDGRKISIHRLDEKGEPVLDINGKPVEDEYLLQKFVRTNQDTAVNQRPIVSVGEIVKEGDPIADGPSTDMGELALGKNVLVAFMPWEGYNFEDAILVNQELLGEDTFTTIHVEMYETIARDTQLGPEEITADIPNVSKESLKNLDENGIVRVGAYVTSQDILVGKVTPKGESETTPEEKIIRSVFGDRGRDVKDSSLKLPHGVEGRVIDVKVFDKEEVSELGSGINKLVKVFVGIRKPLDVGDKLAGRHGNKGVVSNIIPKEDMPFLPDGTPIQLVLSPLGVPSRMNVGQVLETHLGWLGKLTNRYFATPIFDGATEEEIMTELYHVRRELGLDEGDSEGQKSGKVTLRDGRTGEPFDYPVVVGIMYMLKLVHIAKDKIHARSTGPYSLIHQQPLGGKAHFGGQRFGEMEVWALEAHGAAHTLNEMLTIKSDDIKGRNDVYKAILKGINIPEPGIPESFKVLIKELQGLSLDVKVFDQNSVELDVDKL
- the rplL gene encoding 50S ribosomal protein L7/L12, coding for MNKQELISAIKAMTVAELAELVKALEEEFGVSAAAPVAVAAAPVAGGAAVEEEEEQTEFKVVLKSFGAKKIDVIKVVRAITGLGLKEAKDLVEKAGTPEGVVKENMPKAEAEELKKQLEEAGAEVELK
- the rplJ gene encoding 50S ribosomal protein L10 → MLTRARKEEIVQDLTDRYKRASLILFAEYKGMKVDAITQFRDKLYENYGDKARFSVTKNTLVRLALNNAGYKESEWVETVSSTTAVLTIDDEDPVSALRIMIDFNKGNKILPIIKGGYLERGFFRGDQAIELSKLPSRNQLIAMVVGGFAAPITGLVYTLNGVLTKFLYALNAIKDKKAE
- the rplA gene encoding 50S ribosomal protein L1; translation: MPVRSKRYTQARQLVDRMKTYSVEEGIDILKKFPSAKFNETVEMHLKLGIDPAKSDQQVRGTVSLPHGTGKETRVLVFARGEQAEAAKSAGADFVGSDELVQQIQSGWTDFDVAIATPDMMRDIGKLGKVLGPRGLMPSPKAGTVTTDVVDAVKGFKAGRIEVKNDKTGNLHLPVGKKSFEPQKLLENFVSALNQINRMKPSGSKGRFVQRAFITTTMGVGIKVEVSRETEK
- the rplK gene encoding 50S ribosomal protein L11, whose translation is MAKKILAQVKLQLEAGKATPAPPVGPALGQHGVNIMGFCKQFNAETADRAGMILPVIITVYADRSFTFELKTPPASFLLLRAAGIQKGSGIPNRTKVGRITRAQLEEIAKVKFPDLNARTVDAAAKIIAGTARNMGIEIVG
- the nusG gene encoding transcription termination/antitermination protein NusG; protein product: MRKKWFIIQTYSGLENSIREAIQTKIESFGFSHLFGKILVPEETKLDRANVAAEKHIIPANARLLVKENQDVVKGEPVAEELEIKVKNDGTITEVKNYRVIFIETVDRRYTKTYYIPESAKIETGVKTGARIRQGMPLAKSGEYFCELDGKIVYTQKMKRVVIERVNGEEDVYLIHPDSCDMRFVKRGTTVKRGDVLGNSRKVTSKTEGRVELSELPGRKEIKIFKIIRTRLYPGYVFIEMIMNEETQNLVKNTPNVVNFVSVGGQPVELKGKEVKALLRLVGIEEYEEHVGPIKIEVEFEIGEIVRINSGPFEDFVGKITELDPERQELKVVVSIFGRETPVILGLSEVEKIV